A region from the Cloacibacillus sp. genome encodes:
- a CDS encoding LysR family transcriptional regulator produces the protein MDIKQLKYFVTVANEGQITRAAQKLFMAQPPLSRHIIELEKEIGKPLFLRTKKGLDLTSAGEALLQKAQDLIFQIENLKYYINDDIPENLSGILKIGSLISCTPKLTDYLKKFASFHPHVTYKIWEDTPNNLLDLLYKREIELLFLRTPTFNAGSLAVVPLAAEQFYLAVPAAMDSCPQWDYISLEEMAELPLIMLHDGKSIGYNELFINDFANLNIKPNIICQCSNSSLAIMLVFSGLGATIMPQQLLKHLPNKRTNIKRIEGVSSDTKPVVIFNPKQYISPMAKKLLEIMDVDVKLF, from the coding sequence ATGGATATAAAACAGCTGAAATATTTTGTTACCGTCGCCAACGAAGGGCAGATAACAAGGGCCGCTCAAAAATTATTCATGGCACAGCCGCCTTTAAGCAGACATATCATCGAACTGGAAAAAGAGATCGGCAAGCCTCTCTTTCTCAGGACTAAAAAGGGGCTGGATCTGACCTCGGCCGGAGAGGCCCTCCTGCAAAAGGCCCAGGACCTGATATTCCAAATAGAAAACCTGAAGTATTACATCAATGACGATATTCCCGAAAATCTCTCCGGCATCCTGAAGATAGGCTCGCTGATATCATGTACGCCCAAGCTGACGGACTATCTGAAAAAATTTGCCTCGTTCCATCCGCACGTGACCTATAAGATATGGGAAGACACCCCCAACAACCTGCTGGACCTCCTCTACAAGAGAGAGATCGAACTGCTCTTCCTGCGCACGCCGACCTTCAACGCCGGTTCGCTGGCCGTGGTTCCCCTCGCGGCCGAACAATTCTATCTCGCCGTTCCCGCCGCGATGGACTCCTGTCCTCAGTGGGACTATATCTCGCTGGAGGAGATGGCCGAGCTTCCGCTGATCATGCTGCACGACGGCAAAAGCATCGGCTACAACGAACTTTTTATCAATGATTTCGCCAACCTCAACATCAAACCCAATATCATCTGCCAGTGCTCAAACTCCTCTTTGGCGATAATGCTGGTATTCAGCGGGCTGGGGGCTACCATTATGCCGCAGCAGCTGTTAAAACACCTTCCCAATAAACGGACGAACATCAAACGGATAGAGGGCGTAAGCTCCGATACAAAGCCGGTCGTCATCTTTAATCCCAAGCAGTATATCTCGCCGATGGCCAAGAAGCTGCTGGAGATAATGGACGTTGACGTTAAATTATTTTAG
- a CDS encoding TRAP transporter substrate-binding protein codes for MFFKNAGKVLLAAVIACGFAFMGTRADCSDSKVYTIRIGSISSEAIPEVRAAYEFKKEIEKSSGGRIKVEVFPNGALGGDRQMAEAVSLGTLDMVLTTTSALTTYEPKFGILDMPFAFSDAQTAFKAVDGELGQYLNKELERSAGMVNLGYMLNGVRHMVNSKRPINAPSDLAGLKMRVMESPVYIGLFKALGANPTPMSFTEVYTSLQQKTIDGFEVSANFMVEMKFYDVQKYYSLTGHTVSFLVAAMNKNKFDKLPSDLQKMVTASAKKWFVDYQRKVSLSEDAGYIKQLKSHGMSVNGITPENHAKFVKAV; via the coding sequence ATGTTTTTCAAGAATGCCGGTAAAGTATTGCTGGCGGCGGTGATCGCGTGTGGTTTCGCATTTATGGGAACACGGGCCGACTGTAGTGACTCCAAGGTTTATACCATCAGGATAGGTTCGATCAGTTCAGAGGCGATACCAGAGGTGCGGGCCGCCTATGAGTTTAAAAAAGAGATTGAAAAATCAAGCGGCGGAAGGATCAAGGTCGAGGTGTTCCCTAACGGCGCGCTGGGAGGGGACCGTCAAATGGCGGAGGCCGTCTCGCTGGGAACGCTGGATATGGTGCTGACGACGACGTCGGCCCTGACCACCTATGAGCCTAAGTTTGGAATACTGGATATGCCGTTTGCCTTTTCCGACGCGCAGACCGCCTTTAAGGCCGTGGACGGGGAGCTCGGCCAGTATCTGAATAAGGAGCTGGAACGGAGCGCGGGAATGGTCAATCTGGGATATATGCTGAACGGCGTGCGCCATATGGTGAACAGCAAGCGCCCGATCAACGCCCCTTCGGACCTGGCTGGATTGAAAATGAGGGTCATGGAGAGCCCAGTTTACATCGGCCTTTTTAAAGCACTTGGCGCGAACCCCACGCCGATGTCCTTCACGGAAGTCTATACCTCCCTGCAGCAGAAGACGATAGACGGTTTTGAGGTCAGCGCCAATTTTATGGTGGAGATGAAATTTTACGACGTCCAGAAATATTACAGTCTTACGGGGCATACGGTGTCGTTCCTCGTCGCCGCGATGAACAAAAACAAGTTCGATAAACTGCCGTCCGACCTTCAAAAGATGGTGACGGCCTCGGCGAAGAAGTGGTTCGTCGATTATCAGAGGAAGGTATCTCTGAGCGAAGACGCCGGTTATATAAAACAGCTGAAGTCGCACGGAATGAGCGTCAACGGGATAACGCCGGAGAACCACGCGAAGTTTGTCAAAGCCGTGTAG
- a CDS encoding GntR family transcriptional regulator, whose protein sequence is MMSKNERASWVKAYNWIREGIDSCALKMGEPLPETFIANETGVSRTPVREALRVLEQDGYIKIVPLKGAFVSEISLEDVREIYDIRKLLEPFAALSAANRIPDGKIKEMSAEWERLSKRAENGEEIDFSTVADSDLKLHFTIAKYATNRRIGAILTSYHVQIKRFQRLSAQSLADIRNSIEQHIIILNCIKRRDPKALHACLYDHVVNSEGYIMKDYFLR, encoded by the coding sequence ATGATGTCGAAGAATGAAAGGGCCAGCTGGGTGAAGGCCTACAACTGGATAAGGGAGGGAATCGATTCCTGCGCGCTGAAGATGGGCGAACCACTTCCTGAGACATTTATCGCGAATGAGACCGGCGTAAGCCGTACCCCCGTCCGCGAGGCTCTGCGCGTTCTTGAGCAGGACGGTTATATAAAAATAGTCCCTCTCAAGGGGGCCTTTGTCTCCGAGATATCCCTTGAGGACGTACGCGAGATATATGATATAAGAAAGCTGCTCGAGCCGTTTGCCGCGCTCTCCGCGGCCAACCGCATACCGGACGGCAAGATAAAAGAGATGTCCGCCGAGTGGGAACGGCTTAGTAAGAGGGCGGAGAACGGCGAAGAGATAGACTTTTCAACTGTCGCCGACAGCGACCTCAAACTGCATTTCACGATCGCGAAGTATGCGACTAACAGACGCATCGGCGCGATACTGACGAGTTATCATGTGCAGATCAAGCGCTTTCAGCGTCTCTCCGCACAGTCTCTCGCCGACATCAGGAACTCCATAGAACAGCACATCATTATCCTGAACTGCATCAAACGCAGAGATCCAAAGGCTCTTCACGCCTGCCTATACGACCACGTCGTCAACAGCGAAGGTTATATAATGAAGGACTATTTCCTGCGGTAA
- a CDS encoding pyridoxal phosphate-dependent aminotransferase — translation MTTKVKFPNSRMASISMSGGIREILTRAEEMEREGRSIIHMEIGRPDFDSPKCAKERVIEALNEGNVHYTDMAGAYDLRCAVADKYHRENGMAYVDADKNVLITNGAMEALTSTFLTLFEPGDEVIVPAPYFSAYADELAIASAVLVPVPTKMENGFRLQVEELKKVLSPKTKAILINSPNNPSGAVLTREDLEAIAAFARENDLWVISDECYEKFLYDGEHVSIASLPGMEERTVTVAAASKTWSMTGWRIGWVVAPAAMRPYVNKCHQNLTTCANSFAQAGVVEAFAHADSDVTAMVAEYKRRRDMVVKWLNDIKGFEAITPAGAFYAFPRISQLGMDGFKFCAWLLEEAGVSTVPGEVFGMPGHIRLAYCRSYDYIEEGMKRIKEAVEK, via the coding sequence ATGACTACGAAGGTTAAATTTCCCAACAGCCGTATGGCTTCCATCAGTATGTCCGGCGGTATCCGCGAAATACTGACGCGCGCGGAGGAGATGGAGCGCGAGGGCAGAAGCATCATCCACATGGAGATCGGCCGCCCAGACTTCGATTCGCCGAAGTGCGCGAAGGAGCGGGTGATAGAGGCCCTCAACGAGGGCAACGTACACTATACGGACATGGCGGGAGCCTATGACCTCCGCTGTGCGGTGGCCGACAAGTATCACCGTGAAAACGGCATGGCCTACGTCGACGCCGATAAAAACGTCCTTATCACGAACGGCGCGATGGAGGCGCTCACCTCGACCTTCCTCACGCTCTTTGAGCCCGGAGACGAGGTGATCGTGCCCGCGCCCTATTTCTCGGCCTACGCGGATGAGCTCGCCATTGCCAGTGCCGTGCTCGTGCCTGTGCCGACGAAGATGGAAAACGGTTTCCGGCTTCAGGTGGAGGAGCTGAAAAAGGTTCTCTCTCCCAAGACCAAGGCCATCCTGATAAACTCGCCCAACAACCCCAGCGGCGCGGTGCTTACGCGGGAGGATCTTGAGGCGATCGCCGCCTTTGCCAGGGAGAACGACCTCTGGGTGATCTCCGACGAATGCTACGAGAAATTCCTTTACGACGGCGAGCATGTGAGCATCGCGAGCCTGCCCGGCATGGAGGAGCGCACGGTGACGGTCGCCGCCGCCTCCAAGACCTGGTCGATGACCGGCTGGCGCATCGGCTGGGTGGTCGCCCCCGCGGCGATGCGCCCCTATGTCAATAAGTGCCACCAGAACCTCACGACCTGCGCCAACTCCTTCGCGCAGGCTGGGGTCGTCGAGGCCTTCGCCCACGCCGACAGCGACGTGACGGCGATGGTCGCGGAGTATAAACGCCGCCGCGATATGGTTGTCAAGTGGCTGAACGATATCAAGGGCTTCGAGGCGATCACGCCCGCGGGAGCCTTCTACGCCTTCCCGCGTATCTCGCAGCTTGGTATGGACGGCTTCAAATTCTGCGCCTGGCTGCTCGAAGAGGCCGGAGTCTCGACCGTCCCCGGCGAGGTTTTCGGAATGCCGGGACATATCCGCCTCGCCTACTGCCGCTCCTATGACTACATCGAAGAGGGCATGAAGAGGATCAAAGAGGCCGTCGAAAAATAA
- the larA gene encoding nickel-dependent lactate racemase, which yields MKYSIPYGNSSMDFDIHTNRVLFSGEMTNIPSVSDLKKELLRSLEVPIASQSLASLAKGKKNILFLVEDNTRDTPLAEILPVVTGYLKDTGIPESAVSFMTAPGTHRLMTDEEVREKLGGHIVDNFAVYQHEASNTDELTDLGEIEAGGYKLPVRINRRALEADLLVGVGNIIPHSDAGFSGGAKIVQPGVCDFVTTQATHRGAGLCPDIPLGMIDGNPCRMGIDAVGGIAKLAFIINVVKNFSGEIAGFFCGDYLKAHRAGVELARKSYSVELDELADIVIASSSPADMDYWQGIKGLTSAYFAVKPGGAVILAAPCYEGLVHNHPLYAHWLAQPVKVLVEAIEAASPYDLDTDVISAVVALGSRRVLERAEVYMISDGLSEEEIRKMEYIPAASVQEALDAALAKRPQATVGILPLGGISLPVLMKK from the coding sequence ATGAAATATAGCATTCCATATGGAAATAGTTCTATGGATTTCGATATCCACACAAACAGGGTCTTATTCTCGGGAGAGATGACCAATATTCCATCCGTCTCCGACTTAAAAAAAGAACTCTTACGCTCTTTAGAGGTCCCCATCGCCTCGCAGTCCCTTGCTTCGCTCGCAAAGGGCAAAAAGAATATTTTATTTCTTGTTGAGGATAATACAAGAGATACTCCGCTGGCGGAGATACTGCCGGTCGTCACCGGCTATCTTAAGGACACCGGCATCCCGGAAAGCGCCGTAAGTTTCATGACCGCTCCCGGGACGCACCGGCTGATGACGGACGAAGAGGTGCGCGAGAAACTTGGCGGCCATATCGTCGACAACTTCGCCGTATACCAGCATGAGGCGTCAAATACGGATGAGCTGACCGATCTCGGCGAGATCGAGGCCGGAGGCTACAAACTTCCCGTACGCATCAACCGCCGCGCGCTGGAGGCCGACCTTCTCGTCGGCGTCGGCAACATCATTCCGCACAGCGACGCGGGCTTCTCAGGCGGCGCGAAGATCGTCCAGCCCGGCGTCTGCGATTTCGTGACAACACAGGCGACCCACAGGGGCGCGGGGCTCTGCCCTGACATCCCGCTCGGGATGATCGACGGAAACCCCTGCCGCATGGGCATCGACGCCGTCGGCGGCATCGCAAAGCTGGCCTTCATCATTAACGTGGTCAAAAACTTCAGCGGCGAGATCGCCGGTTTCTTCTGCGGCGATTATTTAAAGGCGCACCGCGCCGGCGTCGAGCTAGCAAGGAAATCCTACAGCGTGGAGCTAGACGAGCTCGCCGATATCGTGATCGCCAGTTCCTCGCCCGCCGATATGGACTACTGGCAGGGCATCAAGGGACTCACCTCCGCGTACTTCGCGGTGAAGCCCGGCGGCGCCGTGATCCTCGCCGCCCCTTGTTACGAGGGGCTGGTGCATAATCATCCTCTTTACGCGCACTGGCTCGCTCAACCCGTTAAAGTCCTTGTGGAGGCGATAGAGGCAGCCTCTCCCTATGACCTGGATACCGACGTCATCTCCGCCGTCGTCGCCCTCGGCAGCCGCCGCGTGCTTGAAAGGGCCGAGGTCTACATGATCAGCGACGGCCTCTCCGAGGAAGAGATACGGAAGATGGAATATATTCCGGCGGCCAGCGTGCAGGAGGCGCTTGACGCGGCGCTCGCTAAGCGGCCGCAGGCGACCGTCGGCATACTGCCCCTCGGCGGGATATCTTTACCTGTCTTAATGAAAAAATAG
- a CDS encoding DUF126 domain-containing protein, which yields MADNKRVYKCRSIVRGSGAGEAVVSKDAMCFYLTDPTTGTVIERNHAIEGKSISGKVLVLQSGKGSSVVQADGFYQLWVRNNLPAAIIINVPEPVIVSSAVMVGATMVDRLDEDPFVAIADGDYVEVDANTGTVTITKK from the coding sequence ATGGCTGACAACAAGAGAGTTTATAAGTGCCGTTCGATAGTCCGCGGGTCGGGAGCGGGAGAGGCGGTCGTATCTAAGGACGCGATGTGCTTCTACCTTACCGACCCGACCACCGGCACCGTCATAGAGAGAAACCACGCGATCGAGGGCAAAAGCATCTCCGGCAAGGTGCTGGTCCTCCAGTCCGGCAAGGGTAGCTCCGTAGTCCAGGCGGACGGCTTCTACCAGCTGTGGGTGAGAAACAACCTGCCGGCCGCGATAATAATAAATGTACCAGAGCCCGTCATCGTATCCTCCGCCGTCATGGTCGGCGCGACTATGGTCGACCGTCTTGATGAGGACCCCTTCGTGGCCATCGCCGACGGCGATTATGTCGAGGTCGACGCCAATACCGGAACTGTGACAATCACAAAGAAGTAA
- a CDS encoding aconitase X catalytic domain-containing protein, producing MYLTDEEKRILDGGEGAGKQKAMEMLYALGLTFDAEKLIPVKRAHVALSGQEGDTYWCELLVNGGATCAVPPTTNPYWDTNYLTKFFDVTKEELELADRTGDAYRRIGAKLTYHCAPGVCSNVPFFGEHVAFSESSATPYVNGALGARSNRESSVSALAAAVIGKTPYYGFHIDENRYGDFAVDVEADLESCYDWGILGHCLGKIAGNRIPVLRFKKHVRPTQEDFLYFGAEAAMSGAVAMYHMVGITPEAPTIEAAFGGKKVPSAECVLTNKDLKEREDMLTPATGKINLVMLGCPHYTYNQLLDVERLLAGRHICNETAFWILAESGAVELAERSHLRQRLELLGVRMVGDTCIDEPCWKSFEGALGVTDSPKCAYYRERRGQPFAIRRLSECIDAAVKGRLD from the coding sequence ATGTATTTAACCGATGAAGAGAAACGGATACTGGACGGAGGAGAGGGAGCCGGAAAGCAGAAGGCGATGGAGATGCTCTACGCGCTCGGCCTCACCTTCGACGCGGAGAAGCTCATCCCCGTCAAACGCGCTCACGTCGCTTTGAGCGGACAGGAGGGCGACACCTATTGGTGCGAGCTGCTGGTAAACGGCGGCGCCACCTGCGCCGTGCCCCCCACCACCAACCCTTACTGGGACACGAATTATCTGACGAAGTTTTTTGACGTGACGAAGGAGGAGCTCGAGCTCGCCGACAGGACCGGCGACGCATACCGCCGTATCGGCGCGAAGCTCACATATCACTGCGCTCCGGGGGTCTGTTCCAACGTGCCCTTCTTTGGCGAGCATGTGGCCTTTTCAGAGTCCAGCGCCACTCCATATGTCAACGGCGCACTCGGCGCCCGCTCTAACCGCGAATCTTCGGTGAGCGCGCTCGCCGCCGCCGTTATCGGCAAGACTCCTTATTACGGATTCCACATCGACGAGAACAGATACGGCGACTTCGCCGTTGACGTCGAGGCCGATCTGGAGAGCTGCTACGACTGGGGCATACTCGGACATTGTCTGGGAAAGATCGCCGGCAACCGTATCCCCGTGCTCAGATTCAAGAAGCACGTCCGCCCGACTCAGGAGGATTTCCTCTATTTCGGCGCGGAGGCCGCCATGAGCGGCGCCGTCGCGATGTATCACATGGTGGGGATCACACCGGAGGCTCCGACCATAGAGGCGGCATTCGGCGGCAAAAAGGTTCCATCGGCAGAATGCGTGCTCACGAATAAAGACCTCAAGGAGAGGGAGGATATGCTCACACCCGCTACCGGAAAGATCAACCTCGTCATGCTCGGCTGTCCGCATTACACCTACAATCAGCTGCTCGACGTCGAAAGGCTTCTCGCCGGCAGGCATATCTGCAACGAGACGGCCTTCTGGATCCTTGCGGAATCGGGAGCCGTGGAGCTCGCTGAACGTTCGCACCTGCGCCAGAGGCTGGAGCTGCTCGGCGTACGGATGGTGGGAGATACCTGTATCGACGAGCCCTGCTGGAAATCGTTCGAGGGTGCGCTCGGCGTAACGGATTCGCCCAAGTGCGCCTACTACCGTGAACGCCGCGGACAGCCCTTCGCCATCCGCAGGCTGTCGGAATGTATAGATGCCGCTGTGAAGGGGAGGCTTGACTAA
- a CDS encoding TRAP transporter small permease: MAKLSAVLRLYNKFEEYLLVLSLAVSVALVALQIVFRYFINASIPWSEELTRYIFIWQIWLGTSFAQRDGKHLKVEVLYSLMNPAGKKFLNVLSNLIFLSFCVFLTVNGFSLVMNLAHRYSLSPAMEIPLLFVYLSLPVSNLVLSVRIIAGLKEIITTPAAAFAGKKEEIR; the protein is encoded by the coding sequence GTGGCTAAATTGAGTGCGGTGTTAAGGCTGTACAACAAGTTTGAAGAGTATCTTTTGGTTTTAAGTTTGGCGGTCTCAGTCGCGCTTGTCGCCCTTCAGATCGTTTTCAGATATTTCATCAACGCCTCCATCCCCTGGAGCGAAGAGCTGACGCGGTATATTTTTATCTGGCAGATATGGCTGGGAACGAGTTTTGCGCAGAGGGACGGCAAGCATCTGAAGGTCGAGGTCCTGTATTCTCTGATGAATCCCGCCGGCAAAAAGTTCCTAAATGTGCTTTCAAATCTTATCTTTCTCTCGTTTTGCGTATTTCTTACGGTGAACGGCTTTTCTCTCGTCATGAATCTGGCTCACAGATATTCCCTCTCTCCCGCGATGGAGATACCGCTGCTTTTTGTGTACCTGTCATTGCCTGTGAGCAACCTTGTGCTTTCCGTCAGGATCATCGCCGGACTCAAAGAGATAATCACGACCCCGGCGGCCGCTTTCGCCGGTAAGAAGGAGGAGATACGGTAA
- a CDS encoding FAD-dependent oxidoreductase has protein sequence MEKFIIEPEAKVEVIDHADVLVVGGGPAGIAAAVAAARAGAGRVVLLERYNHLGGMATGGQVILIPSLSYMKTMMIKGVMLEAVSRLEAIPNGYFGPRREIMGSDDPQCVEKWRPYFNMTRDGYVCYGGYSDPEIFKIVLQQMVEEAGVKVYLHMLACKAICGGDEVKGVSFESKQGRNAILADVVIDCTGDGDIAASAGAVFQDAFKDGLRNASLGLVYRLGVEDFMKFMDYSVENSEEWERHNKKLNEISGFPIVLFPTGRRDVAWVDNWLLGYNCLKVADLTAVEFKVRATILDVIGYINENKIPGLFPATLHDTAYQTGTRGSRRILGKKVLTVNDVYNGTDFEDVVAVLPSIEVITSKGGLDEDYPEKPTQIPLGALQVADKRNLLVAGRCFSSDAQANNLINLIPHCFAMGQAAGVAAAVSRRTGADCCDVGYEDVRLELIRQNVYLP, from the coding sequence ATGGAAAAGTTTATCATTGAACCGGAAGCTAAGGTGGAAGTTATCGACCATGCCGACGTGCTGGTTGTGGGCGGCGGCCCCGCCGGCATAGCCGCGGCAGTCGCCGCGGCGCGCGCGGGCGCTGGGAGGGTGGTCCTGCTTGAGCGTTATAACCACCTTGGCGGGATGGCTACCGGGGGGCAGGTCATTCTGATCCCCTCTCTGAGCTATATGAAAACGATGATGATAAAGGGCGTTATGCTCGAAGCGGTCAGCCGGCTTGAGGCTATCCCCAACGGTTACTTTGGCCCGCGGCGGGAGATAATGGGCAGCGACGACCCTCAGTGCGTTGAAAAGTGGCGTCCCTATTTTAATATGACGCGCGACGGCTATGTCTGCTACGGAGGGTACAGCGACCCTGAAATATTCAAAATCGTCCTTCAGCAAATGGTGGAAGAGGCCGGGGTCAAGGTATATCTGCACATGCTTGCCTGTAAGGCGATATGCGGCGGCGATGAGGTGAAGGGCGTGAGTTTTGAAAGCAAACAGGGCCGGAACGCCATTCTCGCGGATGTCGTCATAGACTGCACCGGAGACGGGGACATCGCGGCATCGGCGGGCGCGGTCTTTCAGGACGCCTTCAAGGACGGCCTGCGCAACGCCTCTCTCGGTCTGGTCTACAGGCTCGGTGTGGAAGATTTTATGAAGTTTATGGATTATTCGGTGGAAAACAGCGAAGAATGGGAGAGGCACAATAAAAAACTCAACGAAATTTCCGGCTTCCCGATCGTACTTTTCCCGACCGGCAGGAGGGACGTGGCCTGGGTCGATAACTGGCTCCTCGGTTATAACTGCCTGAAGGTCGCTGACCTGACGGCGGTCGAGTTCAAAGTACGCGCCACGATCCTCGACGTTATCGGCTATATCAATGAAAATAAAATCCCAGGACTGTTCCCGGCCACCCTTCACGATACGGCCTACCAGACCGGCACGCGCGGGAGCAGACGGATTCTCGGCAAAAAGGTGCTGACGGTGAACGACGTCTATAACGGAACCGACTTTGAGGACGTCGTCGCCGTACTGCCCTCGATAGAGGTGATAACCTCCAAAGGCGGACTCGACGAGGACTACCCCGAAAAACCGACGCAGATCCCTCTTGGAGCCCTGCAGGTCGCGGATAAGAGAAATCTTCTCGTTGCCGGAAGGTGTTTTTCCTCGGACGCGCAGGCAAACAACCTGATCAATCTCATACCGCACTGTTTCGCGATGGGACAGGCGGCGGGAGTGGCGGCGGCGGTGTCGCGGCGGACCGGCGCAGATTGCTGCGACGTCGGGTACGAAGATGTCAGGCTGGAATTAATACGGCAGAATGTTTATCTTCCGTAG
- a CDS encoding TRAP transporter large permease, whose product MEFTVLFGSFLVLILLTVPVGYVIGISTLITLYFFSDISFVMISQNAVAGVDSFSLLAIPFFILAGSLMSAGGLVKRLLNFANICVGAVTGGLAMVTTVTCMFFAALSGSAVATTSAVGSFMIPAMKEKGYDEGFAAALAAAAGTIGIIIPPSIPLVIYGVVVGASIGELFIAGIIPGIIMGLAILIVCYVISKKKGYRGTAEKLTLKSFSHSFVDAIWAFMAPGIILGGIYWGICTPTEAAVIAVLYSLFTGVVIYRELTFAKIYDAFVETLTVNGATTFMVGLSMAFASYLIMAGLPQQIAAFLISITDSRIVLFMIVNLFLLAVGSLIDPIPAIIILAPILLPVMTKFGMSPVTFGVVLVANLAIGYITPPYGVNLFVAMAVAKIPMERMFKYIVALFFAMLVALILITYCDSATMHLVRFLK is encoded by the coding sequence ATGGAATTCACGGTCTTATTCGGCTCTTTCCTTGTACTGATCCTGCTGACCGTTCCCGTCGGCTACGTCATAGGGATATCCACGCTGATCACGCTCTATTTTTTCTCCGATATATCGTTCGTCATGATCTCCCAGAACGCCGTGGCGGGAGTCGATTCCTTTTCCCTCTTGGCGATCCCCTTCTTCATACTTGCGGGAAGCCTGATGAGCGCCGGCGGTCTGGTTAAGCGGCTGCTCAATTTTGCCAACATCTGTGTCGGCGCGGTGACGGGCGGCCTTGCCATGGTGACCACGGTTACCTGTATGTTCTTCGCCGCGCTCTCCGGTTCCGCCGTCGCCACGACATCCGCCGTCGGCTCGTTTATGATCCCGGCGATGAAAGAGAAGGGCTACGACGAGGGATTCGCCGCCGCGCTCGCCGCCGCGGCCGGCACCATCGGCATCATCATCCCGCCGAGCATCCCGCTTGTCATCTACGGCGTGGTGGTTGGCGCCTCTATCGGAGAGCTGTTTATCGCGGGAATCATTCCGGGAATAATAATGGGCTTGGCGATCCTGATAGTCTGTTACGTTATTTCAAAGAAGAAAGGGTACAGAGGGACCGCGGAGAAGCTGACGCTGAAAAGTTTTAGTCATTCCTTTGTGGACGCCATCTGGGCGTTTATGGCCCCGGGGATAATCTTGGGCGGTATCTACTGGGGGATATGCACTCCCACCGAGGCGGCGGTGATAGCGGTCTTGTACTCTCTGTTCACCGGCGTCGTCATCTACAGAGAACTGACATTTGCGAAGATCTACGATGCCTTCGTGGAGACGCTGACGGTCAATGGGGCGACGACCTTTATGGTGGGCCTTTCGATGGCCTTCGCGAGTTATCTCATAATGGCCGGGCTGCCGCAGCAGATCGCGGCGTTTCTCATAAGCATCACTGACAGCAGGATAGTGCTCTTTATGATCGTGAATCTCTTTTTGCTGGCAGTTGGCAGCCTCATCGACCCGATACCGGCGATAATAATACTTGCCCCGATCCTGCTGCCGGTGATGACGAAATTCGGCATGTCGCCCGTCACCTTCGGCGTTGTGCTGGTGGCGAATCTGGCGATCGGCTATATAACACCGCCCTATGGCGTCAACCTGTTTGTGGCGATGGCGGTGGCGAAGATCCCGATGGAGCGGATGTTTAAATATATCGTCGCGTTGTTTTTTGCGATGCTTGTCGCGCTGATACTGATCACATATTGCGACTCCGCGACGATGCATCTGGTGCGGTTCCTAAAATAA